Proteins found in one Triticum urartu cultivar G1812 chromosome 4, Tu2.1, whole genome shotgun sequence genomic segment:
- the LOC125552103 gene encoding UDP-glucuronic acid decarboxylase 1-like, which produces MKQLHRQPSLSKQHRPHHRASLSRSLASYLLREHRLLFVLLGFLLASSFFLLYPALAPHPISLSSAAYAATATSAIRNPRVFSFSTANASPRRLPVGVRKKPLRVVVTGGAGFVGSHLVDKLLARGDSVIVVDNFFTGHKENVAHHLANPRFELIRHDVVEPILLEVDQIYHLACPASPVHYKFNPIKTIKTNVMGTLNMLGLAKRVGARFLLTSTSEVYGDPLEHPQKESYWGHVNPIGVRSCYDEGKRTAETLTMDYHRGAGVEVRIARIFNTYGPRMCLDDGRVVSNFVAQTLRKQPMTVYGDGKQTRSFQYVSDLVDGLITLMENKYIGPFNLGNPGEFTMLELAQVVKETIDPSARVEFKPNTADDPHMRKPDISKAKSLLNWEPKVSLKQGLPRMVSDFQKRILDEK; this is translated from the exons ATGAAGCAGCTCCACCGCCAGCCCAGCCTCAGCAAGCAGCACCGCCCGCACCACCGCGCCTCCCTCTCCCGCTCCCTCGCCTCCTACCTCCTCCGCGAGCACCGCCTCCTCTTCgtcctcctcggcttcctcctcgcctcctccttcttcctcctctaccCCGCCCTCGCCCCGCACCCTATCTCCCTCTCCTCCGCCGCATACGCCGCCACCGCCACTTCTGCCATCAGAAACCCCCGCGTCTTCTCCTTCTCCACCGCCAACGcgtcgccgcgccgcctccccgTCGGCGTCCGCAAAAAGCCCCTGCGGGTGGTCGTCACCGGCGGCGCCGGCTTCGTCGGCAGCCACCTCGTGGACAAGCTCCTCGCCCGCGGGGACAGCGTCATCGTCGTCGACAACTTCTTCACGGGCCACAAGGAAAACGTCGCGCACCACCTCGCCAACCCTCGCTTCGAGCTCATCCGCCACGATGTCGTCGAGCCCATCCTCCTCGAGGTCGACCAGATCTACCACCTCGCCTGCCCCGCCTCCCCCGTCCACTACAAATTCAACCCAATCAAGACCATC AAGACAAATGTGATGGGGACGTTGAACATGCTGGGACTGGCGAAGAGGGTCGGTGCCCGGTTCTTGCTCACCAGTACCAGTGAGGTGTATGGTGATCCTCTAGAGCATCCTCAGAAGGAGAGTTACTGGGGCCATGTCAATCCCATAG GTGTAAGGAGTTGTTACGACGAGGGAAAGAGAACAGCAGAAACTCTGACCATGGATTACCATCGTGGTGCTGGCGTTGAG GTTAGAATTGCTCGCATATTCAACACGTACGGCCCTCGTATGTGTTTAGATGATGGCCGGGTTGTTAGCAACTTTGTTGCACAG ACTTTGCGAAAGCAGCCAATGACGGTTTATGGTGATGGAAAGCAAACAAGAAGCTTTCAATATGTTTCGGATTTG GTTGATGGGTTGATAACTCTGATGGAAAATAAGTACATTGGACCTTTCAACTTGGGAAACCCTGGGGAGTTTACCATGTTGGAGCTTGCTCAG GTAGTGAAAGAGACAATTGACCCAAGTGCGCGTGTTGAATTTAAACCCAACACCGCCGATGATCCGCACATGAGAAAACCTGACATCTCAAAGGCCAAATCTCTTCTCAATTGGGAGCCAAAAGTCTCTCTGAAGCAAGGCCTGCCACGCATGGTTTCGGACTTCCAGAAACGCATCTTGGATGAGAAATGA
- the LOC125552104 gene encoding dirigent protein 25-like yields MAKGALYIYMMVALALTSCALAGRVLNDHPAAPPVETDPLPGPTDPPVDPEVVPVPAPTAALPLPSNAAGAAGVAPAAGVGATANVGAGDSPLTFFMHDILGTSSQTSALMVTGVVASADGLASGNNVVPYDSLVQSNGNAVNGGYKNTIPSVNGSGGGDTPQTQNLLLGMTTVVDEELAGGHELGAAAVGRAQGFYVASSQDGSSKTVVLTAMFGGEVHGDTLSFFGVHQLAAPESRIAVIGGTGKYETAKGFAAIRTLHPGDQHAADGVEGLLQFDIHLS; encoded by the coding sequence ATGGCCAAGGGGGCGCTCTACATCTACATGATGGTCGCGCTTGCACTGACGAGCTGCGCACTCGCGGGCCGCGTCCTCAACGACCATCCCGCGGCGCCTCCGGTAGAGACCGATCCATTGCCGGGGCCGACCGACCCGCCTGTCGACCCAGAGGTAGTGCCGGTCCCCGCGCCCACGGCGGCGTTGCCTTTGCCATCCAAtgccgcgggcgccgctggcgtAGCTCCGGCCGCTGGCGTTGGTGCAACGGCCAACGTAGGAGCCGGCGACAGCCCCCTGACGTTCTTCATGCATGACATCCTCGGCACCTCGTCGCAGACGTCGGCGCTCATGGTGACCGGGGTGGTGGCGAGCGCCGACGGCCTGGCCAGCGGCAACAACGTCGTCCCCTACGACAGCCTCGTCCAGAGCAACGGAAACGCCGTCAACGGCGGCTACAAGAACACCATCCCCTCCGTCAACGGTTCTGGCGGTGGCGACACGCCCCAGACCCAGAACCTCCTCCTCGGCATGACCACCGTCGTGGACGAGGAGCTCGCCGGGGGCCATGAGCTCGGCGCCGCGGCCGTCGGCAGGGCGCAGGGGTTCTACGTCGCGAGCTCGCAGGACGGCAGCAGCAAGACGGTCGTGCTGACGGCCATGTTCGGCGGCGAAGTGCACGGCGACACGCTCAGCTTCTTCGGGGTGCACCAGTTGGCGGCGCCGGAGTCCCGCATCGCCGTCATTGGCGGCACAGGGAAGTACGAGACCGCCAAGGGCTTCGCCGCCATCCGCACGCTGCACCCCGGCGACCAGCACGCCGCCGACGGCGTCGAGGGCCTCCTCCAGTTCGACATTCACCTCTCCTGA
- the LOC125552105 gene encoding uncharacterized protein LOC125552105 has translation MASVGRSRSRRRGEVGGPFEWDAAPSGDYSADHHGAGSSRKQASNSGILSHTLFDEEIRKSKPRQSSCVPMKKLIDEEFLKDVNARHTSPGAVGRLMGLDSLPTSSGTHSQHRSSRSHAHKTPSFISHDRYVPQRRKNDEMPEVKDVFEVMDVMGVKAHRSPRGRNGNTTSRFDAAEKANLDFIRHKFMDAKRLSTDESLQMSEELNETLDALVSNKDLLLEFLEKRDLGSASSNGNCITILKPSKRNQFIDADNICSHDNDTESFFRKQNEVKYPTRKPHTKLSSQSPREDSGSSRQKLSRSSQEISDKRACPTRIVVLKPCFEKAQDLEGSFGLPHEIPHSDYRRHTACQCAGMWSPYTDESMCQVSPGDPETSGHIKKGSREIAREGAKQMRAARGRVLQPDTSTILSDESSQFVSSLAKVKNSERVHRSSELCDGWASPTFNTSPAYSNDTSVINEAKKQLSSRWKIAHQFQHQEPENNGFGVLGDMFVLSDEETSEVATQTMSYQKCPKGELQRNRVPVSCSNPLGISSKDGWRGVAPSSSARSKYLPSFSNHGVQKSSNRKRTGRQNEFSMLKDVLKIGPHDSEYACHSRQRKSLVGGSPFRGDEDQVLPDDEGRTMIDHEIHVSSQEAPDVIDMPDSSEQTLAHAVNSGHELDGVRHLDTSSAVFQQNKEPLSPAKLNQHMHQQPSTAFDFCLHVPNFDNLLAQAEGIENHVDDVYAALFNPPTETESPVGIDHHHGVDNDNQASWIHPTGSESPVSSNIDEQPSPVSVLESSLDAEEVYSGDFEKISADLQGLRMQLQLLKTETTDDADDTDHLTASDDEVASADEPLAEMEILPPHAFVDEEERDFSYVLDMLTLLGIDDAFQDGLLDVRCFSEYPAGPDIYDILENKYSSLILWPASERMLLFELTNTVIADLIASLVHHGSKGLLRRFSSRWDQEGFVVDVWQRVFEIRQEMDGNQGDPLMMDFERHGSEDGVDLVGREMERMLLKDLVVETIAEFLGTG, from the exons ATGGCGAGCGTCGGCCGCAGCAGATCGAGGCGCAGGGGAGAGGTCGGCGGGCCGTTCGAGTGGGACGCGGCCCCTTCGGGGGACTACTCCGCCGATCACCATG GGGCTGGGTCATCGAGGAAACAAGCAAGTAACTCTGGGATACTCTCCCACACTCTG TTTGATGAGGAAATCAGGAAAAGTAAACCAAGACAGTCCAGCTGTGTACCGATGAAAAAGCTAATAGATGAAGAGTTCTTGAAAGATGTCAATGCCAGGCATACTTCACCAGGTGCTGTAGGAAGACTAATGGGTCTTGATTCACTCCCTACCTCGTCTGGGACCCATAGCCAGCACAGAAGTAGCAGAAGTCATGCACACAAGACGCCATCTTTTATTTCTCATGATAGATATGTTCCACAGAGGAGAAAGAATGATGAGATGCCAGAGGTCAAAGATGTTTTTGAGGTTATGGATGTGATGGGAGTAAAGGCACACCGAAGCCCAAGAGGTAGAAATGGAAATACAACTTCCAGATTTGATGCAGCTGAGAAGGCTAATCTAGATTTCATAAGGCACAAATTTATGGATGCAAAACGTCTTTCTACAGATGAATCCCTTCAGATGTCAGAAGAGTTGAATGAGACACTTGATGCATTGGTATCTAATAAGGATCTTCTTTTGGAATTTCTTGAAAAACGCGATCTGGGTTCTGCCTCCTCTAATGGAAACTGCATTACAATATTGAAGCCATCTAAAAGAAATCAATTTATTGATGCAGACAACATATGTTCACATGATAATGATACAGAAAGTTTTTTCCGCAAGCAAAATGAAGTGAAATACCCCACGAGGAAACCACATACTAAGTTATCCAGTCAATCCCCAAGAGAAGACTCTGGTTCATCGAGGCAGAAACTATCAAGGTCAAGTCAGGAAATCAGTGATAAACGAGCTTGTCCCACACGGATTGTTGTCCTGAAGCCATGCTTTGAGAAAGCTCAGGACCTTGAAGGATCCTTCGGCCTACCACATGAAATCCCTCATTCTGATTACAGAAGGCACACAGCATGCCAGTGTGCTGGCATGTGGAGTCCATATACTGATGAGTCCATGTGTCAAGTATCCCCTGGCGATCCTGAAACGTCAGGCCATATAAAAAAGGGATCTAGAGAAATTGCTAGAGAGGGTGCAAAACAAATGAGAGCTGCTAGGGGCCGTGTTCTCCAACCAGACACCAGCACAATTTTGTCAGATGAAAGCTCACAGTTTGTGTCATCTCTTGCTAAGGTCAAGAATTCGGAGAGAGTCCATAGGTCTTCTGAATTATGTGACGGTTGGGCTTCTCCCACCTTCAACACTTCGCCAGCATATTCAAATGACACATCAGTCATAAATGAAGCAAAGAAACAGCTCTCTAGCAGATGGAAGATAGCGCATCAATTTCAGCATCAAGAACCTGAGAATAATGGCTTCGGCGTGCTTGGAGACATGTTTGTTCTCTCTGACGAGGAAACATCAGAAGTTGCTACCCAAACAATGTCATACCAGAAATGTCCAAAGGGAGAACTGCAGCGAAACAGAGTGCCAGTCTCGTGTAGCAATCCTCTTGGCATCAGCAGCAAGGATGGTTGGAGAGGTGTAGCTCCAAGCAGTTCAGCAAGGTCTAAATATCTTCCATCATTCTCTAACCATGGAGTTCAAAAGTCGAGCAACAGAAAAAGAACGGGTAGGCAAAATGAGTTTTCTATGCTTAAAGATGTTCTCAAAATAGGACCCCATGATTCTGAGTACGCATGTCATAGTAGACAAAGAAAATCCCTGGTCGGAGGTTCACCTTTTCGTGGTGATGAAGATCAAGTGCTCCCAGATGATGAGGGAAGAACCATGATTGACCATGAGATACATGTGAGTTCTCAGGAAGCACCAGATGTTATTGACATGCCAGATTCATCTGAACAGACACTTGCACATGCCGTGAATTCTGGCCATGAATTAGATGGAGTGCGTCATCTGGATACCAGTTCTGCAGTTTTTCAACAGAATAAAGAACCACTTTCTCCTGCTAAACTGAATCAGCACATGCATCAACAGCCATCGACAGCATTTGATTTCTGCCTTCATGTTCCTAATTTTGACAATCTGCTGGCTCAG GCCGAGGGGATTGAAAATCATGTGGATGATGTTTACGCAGCTCTGTTTAATCCGCCAACAGAAACAGAATCTCCTGTGGGGATTGACCACCATCATGGTGTTGACAATGACAATCAAGCCTCGTGGATTCACCCGACAGGATCAGAATCTCCGGTGAGCTCCAACATTGATGAGCAGCCAAGTCCAGTGTCTGTTCTTGAATCTTCCTTGGATGCTGAAGAAGTTTACTCAGGAGATTTCGAGAAAATTAGTGCCGATCTTCAAG GACTGCGAATGCAACTTCAGCTTCTCAAGACGGAGACCACAGACGATGCAGACGACACCGATCATCTTACAGCGAGCGACGACGAGGTTGCCTCGGCAGATGAGCCACTTGCTGAAATGGAGATACTACCCCCCCATGCTTTCGTGGATGAGGAAGAACGAGATTTCTCGTATGTGCTTGATATGCTCACCTTATTGGGCATTGATGACGCTTTCCAGGACGGGCTACTCGACGTGCGCTGCTTTTCGGAATATCCTGCTGGCCCTGATATATATGATATACTTGAGAACAAGTACAGCAGCCTCATTCTATGGCCGGCGTCGGAGAGGATGCTCCTGTTTGAGCTCACAAACACCGTGATTGCAGATCTGATAGCCTCTCTGGTGCATCATGGGTCAAAGGGGTTGCTGCGAAGGTTCTCATCCAGGTGGGATCAGGAGGGGTTTGTCGTTGATGTGTGGCAGAGGGTGTTCGAGATACGGCAAGAGATGGACGGTAACCAGGGCGACCCGCTGATGATGGACTTCGAGCGGCATGGCTCTGAGGATGGCGTCGATCTTGTCGGGAGGGAGATGGAGAGGATGTTGCTTAAGGATCTTGTGGTGGAAACCATTGCTGAGTTCCTGGGGACAGGATAA